A DNA window from Gorilla gorilla gorilla isolate KB3781 chromosome 6, NHGRI_mGorGor1-v2.1_pri, whole genome shotgun sequence contains the following coding sequences:
- the TMEM213 gene encoding transmembrane protein 213, protein MVFPPNTQHKFTSGRVAFQLLQVGVDSPAAGTQHNSAGPAHLHRALSTASSMQHLPAATRATLILSLAFASLHSACSAEASSSNSSTLTAHHPDPGTLEQCLNVDFCPQAARCCRTGVDEYGWIAAAVGWSLWFLTLILLCVDKLMKLTPDEPKDLQA, encoded by the exons ATGGTGTTTCCCCCAAACACCCAGCATAAGTTCACCTCTGGCAGAGTTGCCTTCCAGCTCCTGCAGGTGGGAGTCGACTCACCTGCAGCAGGCACTCAGCACAACTCCGCAGGACCGGCTCACCTGCACCGGGCACTCAGCACAGCCTCCAGCATGCAGCACCTCCCCGCTGCCACCCGGGCCACCCTGATCCTCAGCCTGGCCTTTGCCTCCCTCCACTCGGCTTGCTCGGCAG AAGCAAGCAGCAGCAACAGCTCAACCTTGACCGCTCACCACCCAGACCCTGGGACCCTGGAGCAGTGCCTCA ACGTGGACTTCTGCCCACAAGCAGCCCGGTGCTGCCGCACAGGAGTAGACGAGTACGGCTGGATCGCGGCGGCTGTTGGCTGGAGCCTCTGGTTCCTCACCCTCATCCTGCTCTGTGTGGACAAACTGATGAAGCTGACTCCAGATGAGCCCAAGGACTTGCAAGCGTGA